In Physeter macrocephalus isolate SW-GA chromosome 2, ASM283717v5, whole genome shotgun sequence, a single window of DNA contains:
- the RUFY4 gene encoding LOW QUALITY PROTEIN: RUN and FYVE domain-containing protein 4 (The sequence of the model RefSeq protein was modified relative to this genomic sequence to represent the inferred CDS: substituted 1 base at 1 genomic stop codon) — MSTILPTELHRPCGCLEQVLQFDQKEQKSFLRPRKGYWDFLCTALWWQRGDTEPVHFVHSQDKLKTPLGKGRAFIRFCLALGQLAESLQLCLLNPELTREWYGPRSPLVCPELQEDILDSLXALNEVTFDLDLQRPDLDGAWPMFSDLLFPQCHLRRSHDTAQKTHSLKSCWMVGVGG; from the exons ATGTCCACCATCCTCCCCACTGAACTGCACAGACCCTGTGGCTGCCTGGAGCAAGTGCTGCAG TTTGACCAGAAAGAGCAGAAGAGCTTCCTGAGGCCTCGGAAGGGTTACTGGGACTTCCTCTGCACGGCCCTGTGGTGGCAGCGTGGGGACACGGAGCCAGTCCACTTTGTCCACTCACAGGACAAG TTGAAGACCCCACTGGGAAAAGGCCGAGCCTTCATCCGCTTCTGTCTTGCCCTCGGACAGCTGGCCGAGTCCCTGCAGCTCTGCCTCCTGAACCCAGAGCTAACCAG GGAGTGGTATGGCCCCCGGAGCCCTCTGGTGTGCCCTGAACTCCAGGAAGACATCCTGGACTCCCTCTAGGCTCTCAACGAGGTGACCTTCGACTTGGACCTGCAACGGCCAGACTTGGATGGAGCCTGGCCCATGTTTTCAGA CCTTCTGTTTCCCCAGTGTCATCTTAGGAGGTCCCATGATACTGCACAGAAAACCCACTCATTAAAGAGTTGTTGGATGGTTGGGGTAGGCGGTTAG